A window of the Bacteroides thetaiotaomicron VPI-5482 genome harbors these coding sequences:
- a CDS encoding winged helix-turn-helix domain-containing protein: MDKKIVGANAGKVWHALNEADGISIPELARKVNLSVESTALAVGWLARENKVVIERKNGLIEIYNEGHFDFSFG; encoded by the coding sequence ATGGATAAGAAAATCGTAGGTGCCAACGCAGGCAAAGTATGGCACGCCCTTAATGAAGCTGATGGAATATCGATTCCCGAACTTGCCCGGAAAGTAAATCTGAGTGTGGAAAGCACAGCTCTGGCAGTCGGTTGGCTGGCTCGTGAAAACAAGGTAGTGATTGAACGCAAGAATGGATTAATTGAAATTTATAATGAAGGTCATTTTGACTTTTCTTTCGGATAA
- a CDS encoding DinB family protein yields MPEFDFSPITEGIYNVIETEEKVLTSLPEETITQKRNRQNRTIKQILGHLIDSTSNNHQRMIRLQYSKDLLFFPDYRQDNDLWIALQDYQHTDWNNLIQLWKFFNLHIIQVIKSVDQTKLDSYWCDFEGTKVTLKEMIEGYLDHLNLHIQEIHELI; encoded by the coding sequence ATGCCAGAGTTTGATTTTTCCCCAATAACAGAAGGGATTTATAATGTTATAGAGACAGAAGAAAAAGTATTAACCAGCCTGCCGGAAGAGACAATCACACAAAAACGTAACAGGCAGAATCGTACTATCAAACAAATTCTCGGACATTTGATTGATTCCACCTCAAACAATCATCAACGGATGATCAGGTTGCAATACAGTAAGGATCTGCTTTTCTTTCCTGATTATCGACAGGATAATGATCTGTGGATAGCCTTGCAGGATTATCAGCATACGGACTGGAATAATCTGATTCAGTTATGGAAATTCTTTAATTTGCATATCATTCAGGTAATAAAGTCGGTAGATCAAACGAAACTAGATAGTTACTGGTGTGACTTCGAAGGGACAAAAGTCACTTTAAAAGAAATGATAGAAGGATATTTAGATCATCTGAATCTCCATATTCAGGAAATTCACGAACTGATTTAG
- a CDS encoding DJ-1/PfpI family protein gives MKLLVFLAKGFETIEFSGFIDVMGWAKTDFGCDVEVVTGGFNEKVISSFNIPVLVDKTIDEISVDEYDALAIPGGFEVFGFYEEAYEEKLLNLIRQFDARKKWIATVCVGALPVGKSGVLKDRKATTYHLGGAVKQKVLQSFGAIIVHEPIVVDDNIITSYGPQTASGVALLLLEKLTSHREMSLVKEAMGF, from the coding sequence ATGAAGTTACTGGTTTTTCTTGCTAAAGGCTTTGAGACGATTGAATTTAGTGGTTTCATTGATGTGATGGGATGGGCGAAAACTGATTTTGGCTGTGATGTTGAGGTGGTAACAGGTGGTTTTAACGAGAAAGTCATCAGTTCTTTTAATATTCCCGTTTTGGTGGATAAGACGATTGATGAGATATCCGTTGATGAATATGATGCTCTTGCCATCCCCGGAGGTTTTGAAGTTTTCGGCTTTTATGAAGAGGCTTATGAAGAGAAGCTTTTAAATCTGATTCGTCAGTTTGATGCCCGGAAGAAATGGATTGCAACAGTTTGTGTAGGTGCTTTGCCTGTCGGTAAAAGTGGTGTGCTGAAAGATAGAAAGGCGACTACTTATCATCTCGGAGGGGCAGTCAAGCAAAAGGTTCTTCAAAGTTTCGGAGCAATAATCGTCCATGAACCGATAGTGGTGGACGACAATATAATCACGTCCTATGGTCCTCAAACCGCTTCGGGAGTAGCCCTTCTTTTATTGGAGAAACTGACTTCCCATCGTGAAATGTCTTTGGTAAAAGAGGCTATGGGATTCTAA
- a CDS encoding AraC family transcriptional regulator produces the protein MNIQEKSKIEYRSRINRVMDYIDIHLDQPLELKSIAEIANFSPFHFHRIFTFLIGETPIDYIQRLRIEKAACRLRENMDISISEIADSCGFCTVSLFSRVFKKFFGLTPSQFRKTERPVYAQDGILFSKNGQMVSKNLTPKHVLSPQLCSVKFKISYFMETKIEVKEMPDMKAVYCRHMGAFKEIVKAYEKLIKWAEPRGLYIPNVTKSATVTHDDPSVTELSKVRQSACIIVEGDVKGEGEIGNLVIPGGQYAVGHFELGTEDFEKAWNTMCKWFTESGYQQGDGCTYELYHNSHRTHPENKHIVDICIPIKPL, from the coding sequence ATGAATATACAAGAAAAAAGTAAAATAGAATATCGTTCCAGGATCAATCGGGTGATGGACTACATTGACATACATCTCGACCAGCCTCTGGAACTGAAAAGTATAGCAGAAATAGCTAACTTTTCGCCTTTTCATTTCCACAGGATATTCACGTTCCTGATAGGTGAAACACCGATTGATTACATCCAACGCCTCCGGATTGAGAAGGCAGCCTGCCGGTTACGGGAAAATATGGATATTTCTATCAGTGAGATTGCTGATAGTTGCGGTTTTTGCACAGTATCCCTTTTTAGCCGTGTATTCAAAAAGTTTTTTGGTTTGACGCCAAGCCAGTTCCGTAAAACGGAGAGACCCGTTTATGCCCAGGACGGAATCTTATTTAGCAAGAACGGACAAATGGTTAGCAAGAATTTGACACCCAAGCATGTATTATCTCCCCAACTTTGCAGCGTCAAATTTAAAATATCATATTTTATGGAAACAAAAATCGAAGTAAAAGAGATGCCGGACATGAAAGCTGTTTATTGCCGGCATATGGGAGCATTCAAAGAGATTGTAAAAGCGTATGAGAAACTTATCAAATGGGCAGAACCTCGTGGCCTGTATATTCCGAATGTTACGAAATCGGCAACCGTCACACATGATGATCCTTCGGTAACGGAATTGAGTAAAGTGCGCCAGAGTGCCTGTATCATCGTGGAAGGAGACGTAAAAGGAGAAGGTGAAATCGGTAATCTCGTCATTCCCGGTGGGCAATATGCTGTCGGACACTTTGAATTGGGTACTGAAGATTTCGAGAAGGCATGGAACACAATGTGCAAGTGGTTTACGGAAAGTGGGTATCAGCAAGGAGATGGATGTACTTATGAGTTATACCATAACAGTCACCGGACACATCCGGAGAATAAACACATTGTGGATATTTGTATTCCGATAAAACCTCTTTAG
- a CDS encoding DUF3857 domain-containing protein, with protein sequence MKNTYYYIVTLAMLILAFPVKAASEAEFGKLSKAYTLHADGSQEMRVQKELTLFTHAAMNRVYGESFIIYNPEFQTLKIHDSYTRQKDGTIVKTPENALLEVLPSVAADAPAYNGLKEMVVVHTGLELGATIYLDYSVVTRPGYLPELDVCEQVEELSPIREYVFSLSVPESKPLHYEWLNGKAAPVVKTADGMKTVTWTLKNVQPRPYSLDVSLPAGNVQAVVASTYASKADALKVIKQQLESNGKDVTELAQKLTAGAQTTEQKKELLTAYVEGLGNCRLTLSQTGYLLRPASEVIRSAYGTEAEKAALLAALQQAIGIRAEIKAAFPKTEDKDAAGLAAVSRLFLFDKGIADIQDFVSVVDLNAQPIILEKVSHVVSRTDTLRVSDKTGRALADGYRKFDLPQARGGWASYDGRVTALNTTRPVNLLLRYLPDEAYTYIVKIDARIKPVVVPTNKKIENAVGIIEVTVKKAEDKIEIFRTLKLKKQLITPTEYPAYYRLMAEWMDTNGNSLLFQTAK encoded by the coding sequence ATGAAAAATACATATTATTATATAGTTACGCTGGCGATGTTGATTCTGGCATTTCCGGTGAAAGCGGCATCCGAAGCTGAATTTGGGAAATTGAGCAAGGCTTATACGTTACACGCTGACGGCAGTCAGGAAATGCGTGTGCAAAAAGAGCTGACTTTGTTTACTCATGCAGCGATGAACCGTGTGTATGGAGAGAGTTTTATCATTTACAATCCGGAGTTTCAGACACTGAAGATACACGATTCTTATACTCGTCAGAAAGACGGTACTATTGTGAAGACTCCCGAAAATGCGCTCCTTGAGGTACTTCCTTCCGTAGCGGCAGATGCTCCGGCTTATAATGGTCTGAAAGAGATGGTAGTCGTTCATACGGGACTGGAATTGGGAGCTACCATTTATCTGGACTACTCCGTCGTTACCCGTCCGGGATATCTGCCCGAACTGGATGTGTGCGAGCAGGTGGAAGAGCTTTCCCCAATCAGGGAATATGTGTTTTCGCTGTCAGTGCCCGAAAGCAAACCTCTGCATTATGAATGGTTGAATGGAAAAGCTGCTCCGGTGGTGAAAACTGCGGATGGCATGAAAACAGTGACCTGGACACTGAAAAATGTGCAACCGCGTCCTTATTCACTTGACGTCTCTTTGCCGGCAGGTAATGTACAGGCTGTTGTGGCGTCCACTTATGCTTCAAAGGCTGATGCACTGAAAGTGATAAAACAACAACTGGAAAGTAATGGAAAGGATGTTACCGAATTGGCACAGAAGCTGACTGCCGGTGCACAAACCACAGAACAAAAAAAGGAGTTACTCACTGCTTATGTAGAAGGATTAGGAAATTGCCGTCTGACCCTGTCGCAAACCGGATACCTTTTGCGTCCGGCTTCCGAAGTGATCCGTTCGGCATACGGAACTGAAGCGGAGAAGGCTGCTTTGTTGGCTGCCTTGCAACAAGCGATAGGCATCCGTGCGGAGATAAAAGCGGCTTTTCCTAAAACAGAAGATAAAGATGCAGCCGGACTTGCCGCTGTCAGCAGATTGTTTCTCTTTGATAAAGGAATTGCCGATATACAGGATTTTGTTTCTGTAGTTGATCTGAATGCTCAGCCGATAATTTTAGAGAAGGTTTCTCATGTTGTTTCACGAACTGACACCTTGCGGGTGAGCGATAAAACCGGAAGGGCATTGGCTGATGGTTATCGGAAATTCGACTTACCGCAGGCTCGTGGTGGATGGGCAAGTTATGATGGACGTGTGACGGCTCTGAATACAACTCGTCCCGTTAACCTGCTTTTGCGGTATTTGCCCGATGAGGCTTATACCTATATCGTAAAGATTGATGCAAGAATAAAACCAGTGGTTGTGCCGACTAACAAAAAGATTGAAAATGCTGTCGGCATCATAGAAGTTACAGTGAAAAAGGCGGAGGATAAAATAGAGATATTCCGTACCTTGAAACTGAAAAAACAATTGATAACTCCGACTGAATATCCGGCGTATTATCGCTTGATGGCGGAATGGATGGATACCAATGGCAATAGTCTGTTATTTCAAACTGCGAAGTAA
- a CDS encoding DUF3857 domain-containing transglutaminase family protein, which translates to MRKQLLVSLLCCLLVSAASLAQSWKPYEQAAKGKTYEASDCVTLLDSTSVSVQPTGQGSFVVCKVIKVQTPRGAVDNRVIKYDYDPLTAYAEFKRVTIHRANGKVDELDVRKTCDYAAPARAIYWGARQIMIEVGALQPGDIVDYEIAKKGFTYALLAAGNEDESRFIPPMRGQFYDIVPFWSSTPTVRKVYVVSIPMEKELQFQFYQGECASSMRYEDGRKKYSFAMDDMMPFVKETNMVDLFDAAPKLMMSSTPQWKDKSLWFNKVNEDYGSFDPLPEAQKKVDELIKGKKTEMEKIAVLTHWVADNIRYSGISMGKGEGFTLHNTKMNYTDRCGVCKDIAGTLISFLRMAGFEAYPAMTMAGSRVESIPADHFNHCVAVVKLSNGTYMPLDPTWVPFCRELWSSAEQQQNYLPGVPEGSDLCITPVSAPENHYVRIKADNRLEADGTLRGTFTLTAEGQSDSNIRRIFTTGFQSEWKSTMERQLLAISPKARLLSVDYGKNPKDYQAAPIKITFRYEIPDYALKGEGEMFFRPMVMNNLYNQVRSYMWIDTSVENRKYGFKDACSRLVELDETVQLPAGYKLVSAVKDETMQGVGADFEGSLVQKGNKVLLHNRLALKKRVYEASDWESFRNAVNAHKAYGEYLVIKK; encoded by the coding sequence ATGAGAAAACAACTATTAGTATCACTCCTCTGCTGCCTTCTTGTTTCGGCTGCGTCATTGGCTCAAAGCTGGAAACCTTATGAACAGGCTGCGAAGGGGAAGACTTACGAAGCATCCGATTGTGTGACACTGTTGGATAGTACATCGGTATCTGTTCAGCCTACAGGACAAGGGTCGTTTGTTGTATGCAAAGTGATAAAGGTACAGACTCCGAGGGGAGCAGTGGATAATCGGGTGATTAAATACGATTATGACCCTTTGACTGCTTATGCCGAATTTAAACGTGTAACCATCCATCGTGCCAATGGAAAAGTAGATGAACTTGATGTCAGGAAAACCTGTGATTATGCTGCTCCTGCGCGTGCTATTTATTGGGGCGCAAGACAAATCATGATTGAAGTGGGCGCCTTGCAGCCGGGTGATATTGTGGATTACGAAATAGCCAAGAAAGGCTTTACCTATGCGTTGCTTGCAGCCGGTAATGAAGATGAATCACGCTTTATTCCGCCTATGCGCGGACAGTTTTATGATATTGTTCCTTTTTGGAGCAGCACTCCTACTGTACGTAAAGTTTATGTAGTAAGCATTCCGATGGAGAAGGAACTTCAGTTTCAGTTCTATCAGGGTGAGTGCGCATCATCCATGCGTTATGAAGACGGTCGCAAGAAATATAGCTTTGCGATGGATGATATGATGCCTTTCGTTAAAGAGACAAACATGGTAGACCTTTTCGATGCAGCTCCCAAACTGATGATGTCTTCCACTCCCCAGTGGAAAGACAAGTCGTTGTGGTTCAATAAAGTGAATGAAGATTATGGTAGTTTTGATCCATTGCCCGAAGCGCAGAAAAAAGTGGATGAACTGATAAAAGGCAAGAAGACCGAAATGGAAAAAATAGCTGTGTTGACTCATTGGGTGGCAGATAACATCCGCTATTCCGGCATCTCGATGGGAAAAGGAGAAGGATTTACACTTCATAATACTAAAATGAATTATACTGATCGTTGCGGAGTCTGCAAAGATATAGCAGGTACACTGATTTCGTTCTTGCGCATGGCTGGTTTCGAAGCCTATCCTGCCATGACGATGGCAGGCAGTCGGGTAGAAAGTATTCCTGCCGACCATTTTAATCATTGTGTGGCAGTGGTGAAACTGAGCAATGGAACATATATGCCTCTTGATCCGACATGGGTTCCTTTCTGCCGCGAGTTATGGAGCAGTGCCGAACAGCAGCAGAACTATCTGCCGGGTGTACCCGAAGGTTCTGATTTGTGTATCACTCCGGTTTCGGCTCCCGAAAACCATTATGTACGTATCAAAGCCGACAACCGCTTGGAAGCAGATGGTACACTACGCGGTACTTTTACCCTTACAGCCGAAGGACAGAGTGACAGCAATATCCGTCGCATCTTTACCACCGGCTTTCAGAGCGAATGGAAAAGCACGATGGAACGTCAGCTGTTGGCCATCTCTCCCAAAGCCAGATTGTTGAGCGTAGACTATGGAAAAAATCCCAAAGACTATCAGGCTGCACCTATTAAAATCACTTTTCGTTATGAAATACCCGATTATGCCTTGAAAGGAGAGGGCGAGATGTTTTTCCGTCCGATGGTGATGAATAACCTTTATAATCAGGTACGTTCTTATATGTGGATCGATACTTCGGTAGAAAACCGCAAGTATGGTTTCAAAGATGCTTGTTCCCGTTTGGTCGAACTGGATGAAACGGTTCAGCTTCCGGCAGGATACAAGCTGGTGAGTGCGGTCAAGGATGAAACCATGCAAGGAGTGGGAGCCGATTTTGAAGGTTCGTTGGTACAGAAAGGAAATAAAGTGTTGCTCCACAATCGATTGGCTTTGAAGAAGCGTGTTTATGAGGCTTCTGATTGGGAAAGTTTCCGCAATGCTGTGAATGCCCACAAGGCGTATGGTGAATATTTGGTGATTAAAAAGTAG
- a CDS encoding DUF3788 domain-containing protein codes for MKEPFQIPTSKDIENLIGTDLYDVWNSLCQRIEKSYEMELLWNRGGKAWTYEYKYRKGGKTLCALYAKEKTLGFMVILGKDERAKFEIQRGQFSNEVQMIYDAATTFHDGKWIMFELKDTKLFNDMERLLLIKRKPNRKAE; via the coding sequence ATGAAAGAACCTTTTCAAATACCGACTTCCAAAGATATAGAGAATCTGATAGGAACAGACCTTTATGATGTATGGAACTCACTCTGCCAGCGCATCGAGAAGAGCTACGAAATGGAGCTACTTTGGAACCGTGGCGGCAAAGCGTGGACGTATGAATACAAATACCGCAAAGGCGGTAAAACCCTCTGTGCTTTATATGCGAAGGAAAAGACTCTGGGATTTATGGTTATCTTAGGAAAAGATGAACGTGCCAAATTTGAAATTCAGCGGGGACAGTTTTCAAACGAGGTACAGATGATCTATGATGCAGCTACCACTTTCCACGACGGCAAATGGATCATGTTTGAATTAAAAGACACAAAACTATTCAATGATATGGAACGGCTTCTGCTTATTAAGCGAAAACCAAACAGAAAAGCAGAGTAA
- a CDS encoding MATE family efflux transporter, with protein MNNKYEERLGTERMLPLVFKMALPAVAAQFVNLLYSIVDRIYIGHIPGIGTDALAGVGVTTSLIILISSFSAIVGGGGAPLAAIALGQGDRVRAGKILGNGFVLLILFTLLTSVIAYTFMEPILLFTGASENTLEYAVDYLSIYLLGTIFVEISTGLNSFINAQGRPAIAMFSVLIGALLNIILDPIFIFWFDMGVKGAALATVLSQACSAVWVVSFLFSRRASLPLEKRYMGLDRKIILSILALGVSPFIMASTESLVGFVLNSSLKEFGDIYISALTILQSSMQFASVPLTGFAQGFVPIISYNFGHGDKQRVKDCFRIVLVTMFSFNLILMLFMILFPSTVASAFTSDERLIETVRWTMPVFLGGMTIFGLQRACQNMFVALGQARISIFIALLRKAILLIPLALILPNFMGVTGVYAAEAISDATAAICCTLLFFGQFPKILGRIKGNTLRVE; from the coding sequence ATGAACAATAAATACGAAGAACGGCTGGGAACAGAACGTATGTTACCGCTTGTTTTTAAGATGGCACTCCCGGCAGTGGCTGCACAATTTGTCAATCTGCTTTATAGCATTGTGGACCGTATATACATCGGGCATATTCCGGGAATTGGCACCGATGCGCTGGCGGGTGTAGGGGTGACTACCTCTCTCATTATACTGATTTCTTCTTTTTCGGCAATTGTCGGCGGCGGTGGTGCTCCGTTGGCTGCCATTGCACTCGGACAGGGCGACCGTGTACGAGCCGGAAAGATATTGGGAAACGGGTTTGTTCTGCTGATATTGTTTACTTTGCTGACTTCTGTCATTGCATATACTTTTATGGAACCTATTCTCCTCTTTACAGGAGCTTCGGAAAACACCTTGGAATATGCGGTTGACTATCTTTCCATTTATCTCTTGGGAACGATATTTGTCGAAATATCCACCGGGTTGAATAGCTTTATCAATGCTCAGGGACGTCCTGCCATTGCCATGTTTTCAGTTCTGATCGGAGCCTTATTGAACATCATTCTTGATCCTATTTTTATTTTCTGGTTTGACATGGGCGTGAAAGGTGCTGCTTTGGCTACAGTACTTTCCCAAGCATGCAGTGCGGTGTGGGTGGTAAGTTTCCTCTTTTCCCGACGTGCCTCTCTGCCTTTGGAGAAACGATATATGGGACTGGACCGGAAGATTATCCTTTCCATATTAGCTTTAGGAGTATCCCCCTTCATTATGGCAAGTACGGAAAGTCTGGTTGGGTTTGTCCTCAATAGCAGTCTGAAGGAATTTGGAGATATCTACATCAGCGCATTGACGATTCTGCAAAGTTCGATGCAGTTTGCCAGTGTACCGCTGACCGGATTTGCGCAAGGATTCGTTCCGATTATAAGTTATAACTTCGGGCATGGTGACAAGCAGCGTGTGAAAGATTGCTTCCGTATTGTGCTGGTAACCATGTTTTCCTTCAATTTGATATTGATGCTTTTCATGATTCTCTTCCCTTCGACGGTTGCCTCTGCTTTCACCAGTGATGAAAGACTGATAGAAACTGTACGTTGGACAATGCCCGTTTTCTTGGGTGGCATGACCATTTTCGGCTTGCAACGTGCCTGTCAGAATATGTTCGTTGCATTGGGGCAGGCCCGAATCTCTATCTTCATTGCTCTGTTGCGTAAAGCTATCCTGTTGATTCCGCTGGCGTTAATTTTGCCGAACTTTATGGGAGTAACCGGAGTGTATGCAGCTGAGGCTATATCTGATGCGACTGCGGCCATCTGTTGCACGTTATTGTTCTTTGGGCAGTTCCCTAAAATTCTGGGAAGGATTAAAGGGAATACTTTGCGTGTGGAGTAA
- a CDS encoding glycosyl hydrolase family 28 protein encodes MNYPKAILLSLALLAMHSLNAEVVTYPAGVGVKTLNDFSVEVRQGSGPWLPVDVYPVKVDRVDEKGHNVEVASIAYFDFDGMVDVRVISNKERVNSVRVRPLSYKITPDCVGDTVTFSLSRPRNLSVEVNGDIFHNLHLFANPIDKFRPSDKEIQRALKKKKGSNLIYFGPGVHNLPNDTLFVPSGTTVYIDGGARVYGNIFTEGAHDVNIFGRGEVHPDGRGAGVWVRRSKNVRIDGIVVSQLPIGQCDSVELTNVKSISYYGWGDGMDVFSSSNVILDGVFCRNSDDCAAVYASTQGFKGGSNNVLVKNATLWADVAHPINIGGHGDPNGMDTVQNVTFRNIDILDQAEKQIDYQGCLAINPGDNTLVRNITFENIRIEDFRNGQLVNFRISFNPKYCVSTGRGIQNVLVKDVTYNGSGENLSIIAGYDENHKISGIRFVNLVVNGRKITDDMPGKPKWYKTGDMAGIFVGEHVENLSFE; translated from the coding sequence ATGAATTATCCAAAAGCGATACTTCTTTCATTGGCGTTATTGGCTATGCATTCGCTTAATGCAGAGGTAGTCACATACCCTGCTGGGGTCGGGGTGAAAACCTTAAACGATTTTTCTGTGGAAGTGCGTCAGGGTAGCGGACCGTGGTTGCCCGTTGACGTTTATCCTGTTAAAGTTGATAGGGTTGATGAAAAAGGTCATAACGTAGAGGTTGCCTCCATTGCTTATTTCGATTTTGACGGAATGGTAGATGTGCGAGTAATCAGCAACAAAGAGAGAGTCAATAGTGTGAGAGTACGTCCTTTAAGCTATAAGATAACACCGGATTGTGTTGGAGACACAGTGACATTCTCACTTTCGCGTCCTCGCAATCTCTCAGTAGAGGTCAATGGAGATATTTTTCACAATCTTCATCTTTTTGCGAATCCGATTGATAAATTTCGTCCTTCCGATAAAGAAATCCAAAGGGCTCTCAAGAAAAAAAAAGGGTCCAATTTGATTTATTTTGGTCCCGGTGTGCATAATCTTCCTAATGATACTCTATTTGTCCCCTCAGGAACTACTGTTTATATCGATGGGGGAGCTCGTGTTTATGGCAATATATTCACGGAAGGAGCACATGATGTGAATATTTTCGGGAGAGGCGAGGTACACCCTGATGGCAGGGGAGCCGGTGTTTGGGTCAGACGTTCTAAAAATGTCAGGATCGACGGAATTGTGGTTTCGCAACTCCCCATAGGACAATGCGATTCGGTAGAGTTGACGAATGTGAAATCAATCAGCTATTATGGTTGGGGCGACGGAATGGATGTTTTCTCAAGCAGTAACGTGATATTAGATGGGGTTTTCTGTCGTAATAGTGATGACTGTGCCGCAGTTTATGCTTCTACGCAAGGATTTAAAGGGGGAAGCAATAATGTATTGGTGAAAAATGCGACACTTTGGGCTGACGTGGCTCATCCAATCAATATCGGAGGACATGGAGATCCGAACGGCATGGATACAGTGCAGAACGTCACTTTTAGGAATATCGACATTCTTGATCAGGCAGAAAAACAGATTGATTATCAGGGATGTCTGGCTATAAATCCAGGCGACAATACATTGGTGCGTAATATTACGTTCGAGAATATTCGGATTGAAGATTTTCGTAACGGACAGCTTGTGAATTTCAGAATCAGTTTCAATCCGAAGTATTGTGTCTCTACTGGCAGAGGTATTCAGAATGTGCTTGTTAAGGATGTTACTTACAATGGATCGGGTGAAAACTTGTCGATCATTGCAGGGTATGATGAGAATCACAAGATATCTGGTATCAGGTTTGTGAATCTTGTGGTCAATGGGCGAAAGATTACAGACGACATGCCTGGGAAGCCGAAATGGTATAAAACCGGAGATATGGCCGGTATCTTTGTTGGAGAACATGTAGAAAATCTCTCTTTTGAATAG
- a CDS encoding alpha/beta hydrolase, which produces MCRIIILLISLILSVQCFSQTEFTTCLFDISRNRVIPIAVYQPQKVNSKTKVIIFSHGYDGNKNSKSNQTYSYLTRFFSQKSFYVISIQHELSDDPLLAMEGDFMQTRMPNWERGTDNILFTIQEFKNLKPQLNWSELILIGHSNGGDMTMLFATKYPQLISKAVSMDHRRMIMPRTLKPRLYTLRGCDYEADAGVLPTGQEQEHFRMKVVKLDGVTHSSMGENGTAEQHDLINQYIYKFLTER; this is translated from the coding sequence ATGTGCAGAATAATCATCTTATTAATTTCATTGATACTATCAGTGCAATGTTTTTCACAAACGGAGTTTACTACTTGTCTGTTTGACATATCCAGAAACAGAGTGATACCGATAGCGGTTTATCAGCCGCAGAAAGTAAATTCAAAAACGAAAGTTATCATATTCAGCCACGGCTATGATGGGAATAAAAACAGTAAGTCGAACCAAACCTATTCCTACCTGACACGTTTTTTTTCACAAAAAAGTTTTTATGTGATTAGTATACAACATGAATTGTCCGATGATCCTCTTTTAGCGATGGAAGGCGATTTCATGCAGACCCGTATGCCGAATTGGGAACGAGGAACTGACAATATACTTTTTACAATTCAGGAATTTAAAAACTTGAAACCACAATTGAATTGGAGCGAACTCATCTTGATAGGGCATTCTAATGGAGGTGATATGACAATGCTGTTTGCCACTAAATACCCGCAGCTGATCAGTAAGGCTGTATCTATGGACCATCGTAGAATGATCATGCCCAGAACTTTGAAGCCACGTTTGTATACATTGAGAGGATGTGACTATGAGGCAGATGCGGGAGTGCTACCTACCGGACAGGAGCAGGAGCACTTCAGAATGAAAGTAGTAAAACTGGATGGAGTTACACATAGCAGTATGGGTGAGAATGGAACGGCAGAACAGCATGACCTCATCAATCAATATATCTATAAATTTCTGACAGAAAGATAA